The segment taatgacaaaataattttaaaaatttcatgaaactaatgacaaagtaattaaaaattttcatgaaactaatgagaaaataattaaaagatttcgtgaaactaatgacaaagtaattaaaaaatttcatgaaagtaatgacaaaataattttaaaaatttcatgaaactaatgacaaagtaattaaaaattttcatgaaactaatgagaaaataattaaaagatttcgtgaaactaatgacaaattaattaaaaaataattaaataattctttcatgagattaaagtctcatgtgagacacgatatttttgtctcatcgtggatttgcacctgtAGACGTTTAAAGAACTTTGGTTAGACACTCTGTTCACCTGACTGTAGAAATGAATTAACTCAACTGATCATAAATTTCGTATTTTCTGTCTGTTTCTCTTGTGTAATCAATTGACGTTATCCTTCATGCAATATTAATATATACCGTGTAAGAATGCAGGAGTACCCGCATTGTCTGCTCTCCGCAGAGCAGTCGTTCCTTCTACTTAAAATAGACGTTCATTTCATTCGGCTAACCAGACACCTCCTGAATTGCGCGAAATCTAACTACAAATGCTTCAATTTCGCACTCATAAGTACAAATGTCTATTTCACTCGCGCCACGCCACACGCAGACCGATGCGATTCGGTCCTAAAACCCGCGACAGAATTTACGCGCAACGCGGCACACATATGAAACGTACATACGTGGacagacgcgcgcgcgcgcgtgtgtgtgtgtgtgtgtttgtacaTTGTGGAACGATAATTTATTTGAGGCCGCCGATTATACGCGACTTCGGTTCATTTCGTTTCCACTTCTACCGCACGAGTTCATTGGCATTGATCGTTGGTTTCACTGTAGCCTCATAAGGAACATAACGAATGCCGGACACTGATTCCTTCATGCAACACGGAGCCGAAAGGAATACCGTGCGAAAGTCGCTGGTCAACGCGTTTGATTGATATTCCCAAGAACGTTCACCGAGCGTGAAACAACGGCGGAGCGTGTGCCCATCTGGAGGAACGAGCGGAACCAGTCGAGGAAAACTTCGTTACAGGGAGCATGTAAAAATAGCTGCCGAAAATTCGGATAGGTAGATCGCGACCGGTTATTCAGAAGAAAGTCAGCTGAGACGGCGTGCGACACTGTCGAGGTATGGAAACCTTTTGGCTCTTTTTGCAGATGCTGGACAGCTTGAAGTTATTTGTTGCCTGTTATAGTTAacgatagggtaaaccaaccagtgaatgaccgaactgttgaatctatggacctttcagattaatacttgaatatatttatgtataacaacaaagcaACTGTTCAAattgcatttatatttatttttctttaaatttttataaaaataattacttattcttatcgtactttaaaaaaaaaaacaattataaagtgCAAAgcctgtagaagcccagtaaatgaccgcatacttttattaagaattgtacttattaatgtttgcttaatacgcgtaactaaaaatataggatactagctgacccgttatccGGTTTCACACggggattattattattattatttattattttacatagcatatttataaatagtctataatctaatctaggacgtatttaatggttattcaaaatttcattgaaatattagaaatatttttatatattagtaaggattaaaagtgcaactacactccatttgtaAACATatgataatgtttaaatttataatcgacatttctttgcctaatggtcattcactggtatgtcaattactggttggtttaccctactagTATTTAGTAGGATTCAATGAGTTGTGTATGATTAATTAACGCCTGGATATAGAAATTTATACATGAAAGTGACACTATAAGTGATAATACAATAgtgaattaatttattaaacaatcaTAATAAGGATTAAGAAGCTATTTTGAACTTGTAATGTGTAGAAAATAATCGATATTAGAAAACGGTCTGATTGAGTAATCGAACTTGCCCTTTGGCCTTTAAGTGACACCAATGCATTAATTCCACGATATCCGTTCATTAAACTTTAGGCACGATACTACGTGTATTGAGTAGAATACATTAACGATTGCATTATTCGGAGTGAATAGATTTTTTAAACGTTGATGCTGAACAGGGCAATTGCTGTGTCAAACTATCTAGTTCCAtcgaagaataattaaaatttaataacactAGTTCATCAAAACGTGCGCAATCACTTTTCACTTGAAGAATTGCGAGGGTGGTGCTATTTTGTTTGCACGCTTGAAGGTCAACTTTCAGAACTGTCCTTTCATTTAGAAAACTGTTAGAATTCAATGAATAGCAAATCTTTAAAGGTCAacataattgaaaaattatgttACCCCTATATTCCTTCTCTTTATCCACAGAATCACACTAAATTATTAATAGGGTAGAATAAATCTGCGTCACCTTCGTAATCATATTTAGCTAAATCTAAGCCAACGTTACAGCAGTGTAATTCTCAAAGTTCCATTTAATGAAACGTAAACAATGATTGTACAACATCTTCGAGCGAAATGCAAAGCTGGGGGTGTTTACTGATTGCAATCTGTTGATTGCACACTCTGCAAACTGCGTGGCTAAAGTCTTGATAAGTTTCGATCTGCGTCGGTAAATACATAGTTTCGGACAGAAACGGGATACATACACGGTGATAAATGTAACGTGAGTTTCGCGGGGGCAACCACGATAGAAAGCAAGGCCGCGTACGTTATAAAAGAATAACGTATAGTACAGCACGATATCGTCACGCTTGAACTCTTATGACATTTACCGCCGTCGACACTTATCGGTCGAAAAGAAGCGATCCATGTGTACAAGCTCTGTCGAAATGTAGGTGATCGAACATACGCCTGGTGGAAACGGAAATCAACGATGCCCATGTGGTGTACACATGATAAGGCATCACGTTCGCTCTGTCAAGATTATTCCGTGAACCTGTGTTCAGTTCAACATAGCCCGTGCTGTGAAAACATCTGCTATTTACTCTAAAACGCAGGGTGTAAGTGACATTGCAAACCacagaaaatttcatttaaacgaAATAAGCGTCTACTTGGTCAGCACCACTAAAGAAACTTAGGCAGCCTGTAGTTGCTCCCTGCAGATTGAAATTCGACTGAACGACTTGCGTTCAACACGGTGGGGATTCAGATCCTTTGTAGAACTAAGTGCTGAACAAAAGTATTgagacaccctttaaaacagaatattttattcaaagttgGTCCAaaaaacttgagttttttttagaagctagatggattaatttactaggtgacgtgtttgatcgttttgaaaaataattaattggaaaataattggttggaatagcgaagaaaatagcgaaggtcggtttttcaacattctTATCTGagcctataatgaaaatttaaaaatcacgtTTGTagatttcagtaagttgtatacatgctgaaaatttcatcgaaaacaCGTCACCTAATAAGCTAATTCTTCTAGGTTCTCaaagaaactcaagtcgtttggaccaattttgaacAAGTTATTCCCTTTTAAAGTGAAAAAGTAGATTATATTAAATTTGCGGAAAAATAGCGATTGTGTTATATCCTCCAGAATTTCAGCCTACTTGTTCTATTTTGATTTCGATGTTGAATTGGAAAATACCCTTTCCCTTCGAATGAAAGTTTCACTTCCGTGGCTCACGTGCCTCGGAACGTGCTTCCTATTGTGTGTTTTGGGATATGTATAAAGAAGATTTCAACATATCGAGtgtttacatatattttatcaAACTGTTGAGTTCTTCTATTATTGCAGATATGTAAATGTTATGTGTTACGTGATCCTCTGGTCATTGCACATTTATATTCGTTGACACGATGTAATATCTGCTGCTCTTAGCCTCCGAACGACTGAACACGATAATAATGTATCATGTAACTTCACTATGTTGCAGCAGTTGTCAGATCCAGTGGATGTATTGGTCGCGGCTCGGTGTTTACTTTCACATTTCAATCGACCAATGGCTAGTTTGGTGAAGATAATTTGAACAAGTGTTCGCAAGTGGATAGGTAACTGCGTACAGTGCGTATAACTTAAAATATCCAGATTAAGACGATATGGATAAGCTTTGGAGCATTTCGTAAAAATACATTATCGCGAcgaagaattttaatgcaaattaGAATGATGTGGGCAGAAACCTGTAGCCTGGCTTCTTCAACTAAAAAGGTCATTCTACTTTAATCGGCAGAGAAACGaagctattttcaaagatttttttcGCAATAAGTAcaatataaaatgaaataaatctttttggtatttattaaactactcttaGTTATATCAtacaaaagaaatttaaaaagaattcttttttattttgttttaaatgttttttataacGCCAATATGGCACAATAGCGTATTATGAGATATAATAATGATATCGCATGATATAATCGTGCATGATAACGATGTTAAATCCAAAGAAACTAATGCTCGACATTTTTCGCCTATCGCGAACAAAGCGATTTATGAGATATGTAGATTGTATGTAATTAGTACTTATTCCTTTCAGACTACATACTCCTGAAGTCGCCTTACGAAATTCCTATCATCGCTAGACTCAGAGCAGCGTGTAGCTGTAGAAAGGCAGCCAAGAAGTGCTCACGACGAGCGTCAAGGACGGCTGTGAATTTTGTAAAAAGTGAATCCAACGCATTCTCCATGTACGAAGAATCCGTCCAGCCGCTGTTCACGTTATTAGTTCCAGTCAGTAATCCAGTTCTCCGTGGGCATTAGGACAGACCAGTTCATAAGTCCACGCGGTCACATCACTTCCAACTTCCCTGTGAATTCGTCCCGCCTCAGCAACCGTCCTAATAAACGAGCACTTGGCGGTAATTAGTGGAGCTCGCAGACTGCTCGAAGGCAACGGAAAAAAGAAGCGAAGGGAATAATATTTTCGGCCCGGCGTGAAATCGAATGAAACTCACTGACTCGATCCTGCTAATCGATGTAACAGAAGCGCATTGAAAATGATTTCAAAACGTTGGAGAAGAAAGTGCGCTTGACCATTGCCACTGAAGAATTTTAACGAATCGCGTCCGCGTTGCTAAGAACCGAGTGCCAGGTAACTGGTGGGACAAGTTCACCAGCATCGaatagaaataaacgaaccatgGCGAGCGTCGACAGTAATCTCGAAGAGCTGATGGCTCACCTAGGTGATTTCGGTAAATATCAGTGTTGGCAATTCTCTTTGCACGTCCTCGGTGCCTTGACAGCAGGTCTGCACATGCTGACGTTGCTGACAGTCGCTGCTGTGCCGCCACATAAGTGCAACATTCCTGAATTCACTTCCACGATAGACTCGCCGAACGACACATCCTCAAGCTGGAACTCCTCAGCCATCGGGGATGGTGTTCCTCGACACGTCGACTCCTGCCATTACTTGGACTCGAATAACATGATGACAAAATGCGATTCGTGGACCTACGACACCCAATACTTTCAATCGTCCCGCGCAATGGAATGGGACTTCGTTTGCTCGCAAAGGTGGATGGGCGCCGTGGCGCAGTCCTCCTACATGTTCGGCGTGTTCATCGGTGCGGTTACCTTGGGCAGCATGGCGGACAAGTACGGTCGGAAGATAATCTTCTATGTGTCCGCTGTAGCGCAACTCGTGCTAGGGGTGTCGGTGGCCCTAGTCGACAAATACTTCATCTTCCTCGTACTGAGATTTCTTTACGGGATTTTCGGCTCGGCCGGCGCCTACATAACAGGATTCGTTCTAACCATGGAGCTGGTAGGTCCGTCGAAGAGGACCGTCTGCGGGGTAATGTTCCAGTTGGCGTTCGCCGTTGGCTTCATGCTGGTAGCCGTCTGGGGTGCGGTGATCAAAGATCGGATGTGGCTGCAGATCGCCTACGGGCTTCACAGTACGCTGCTTATCGGCCACTGGTGGCTGATGGACGAATCCCCGAGGTGGCTGTGGGCGCAGGGTCGCATCAGCGAGGCCCTGGTGATAGTGCGGAAGGGCTTGAGGATGAATGGGAACAACGTGGACATTGACGCGGCTAAGTTAATCAGCGAGGCGAACGTGCAACACGAGGATAAGGGAGACAGATCCTACGGAGCCTTGGACCTCTTCAAGACACCGAACCTCAGGAAGAAAACGTTAAACGTTTGCCTGAATTGGTTCGCCAACTCTATCGTCTACTACGGCCTGTCGTTAAACGTGGGCAACCTGGTCGGCAACCCGTTCCTGATGCTGTTCCTCAGCGGCTTAGTCGAATTGCCTTCGTACATTCTAATGTGCTTCATATTGGACCGCGCTGGGCGAAGGTGTGTGGTCAGTACTTTCATGTTAATCGGTGGTGCGTGCTGTATAATCGCCTCCAGTATACCAACCGGCACCGACATCGCCGCGTCCACGATCGTGACCATCGTTTTGTTCGGCAAGGCCTGCATAGCCGCCTCTTTCGCGGTCATTTACAACTACACGGCTGAATTATTCCCAACGGTAGTTAGGAACACCGCCCTCGGGATCGGCTCCATGTGCGCTCGCCTAAGCGGGGCCTTAACGCCCATGATAATGCTCTTAGACTCGTTTAACCCGAAAGTGCCAGCGATCCTGTTCGGTTTCGTCGCCCTGGTGTCGGGCTTCTTGTCACTGTACTTGCCCGAGACCGTGAACCAGCCGATGCCCGAGACCATCGAGGACGGCGAGAACTTTGGGAAAGGGGACACGTGCTTCACTACGTGTTTGGGGTCAAGAAGGAAAACTAGTGCCAGTTACGAAGTCACTATGGATCAAGTGGTCgacaaagaagaaaaagagagatTGAATCAAGGAGACGGCGAGAAGTAAAGTTCACGGTGCATTTGAATTAATGAATCGTTGACGCTTATTAGGGAGATCCTGTGTGCGAATACCTCGCAACGGAGCTGCATTTGTTGCACGATTGCATTGCAACTCGCCGCGACAAACGTATAGTCGTTCGTTGCGAGTCGCCCGGCTTTGCATTTCGATTGTAAAACGATCGCTGCGGCGAAATTGTGGatcgaaatcgattttgaaaatctgtcCAGTACGCGTGCAGTTGGGTGGATGATCGGTGACATCGTCGATGTCGATTTTCTTGAGAAAAAGTTACTGCATCGTTTTGGTTTATTTTTGCACAAGGAGTCAATACATTCGTAATTGTACCTACAATATTTACTGTTGCATTCAGTCAATTGTTAGTCAAAGGCAGGTGTACATGACGAGTTTTCtaaatcgattcttttggaAAATGATGCGTTGCATGGAAGTATTGTATTTCGTATGTTCCATGAAGAACCGTACTCTTTTGGGTTACACGATAAGTTCCGTGACTCCCCGTAGTAAGCTCGTTTAAACTATAAAGTAATCAATATCAATATGGCTGTTTTTGTAATTTCAAATGCTGCTACCGTTTagcataatttattttaattttctctgcaTTTTAGCAGTGCATAACATTCTGCATTTAGCAGTGTATAATGACTAGCTACAGTAAGTTGTAATAGGGAAAATGATTTAGTAGTTATTTTAGATGGAGTACGGTAGCCAATATTATTCTAGCATTTCGCACTATTTTTGGATAAAAGAAAAGGCATGCGTTCCTTGATACAGTTTAATGTAGTATTTAAATACTTCCTTAGCTAAAGTAAGGAATCTCGCATTTGCATAAATGTAAATTGTTTCGCGGTTAAAATCAAACTTGGTACTTTCGAATTGCCTAGCAAGAAATTATTTGCTTATAAATAGAAGCAAATTAGTTTAAGGAATTGACTCGCGCGTAAAAGTCACTTCCATCACCTGTGCAGGTTTATGTGATTTACGCGATATTTTTCTGATCACGTTTTCGTTAAtgacaaaaaatttaattcttctggACAATTCACTTTGAAATGTAAAAACTTAATACTGATAAGTTCGTATGGATCATTTTTGTCTCTGTACGTATTAGTAATTTTTCTGACGTAGTTAATTAAATGGATCCTTATTCGATTATGTAAGTAAAGGTGACAAACGCACAATTAACTGTCCATTATTCTAACACGATCTTCTCAATGGGAAATTCATGTACCATTTTCCGTAACTTTACAGATTAATATTACTAGAATAATTTGAACTAATTGTAAGCGAGGCAATCGTTACGAATATTTCCTGCATTGCTGTTTTCATTATATTATTAAGTTGTCACAAAAGTTCCGTCTGCTGGCTAAGTGGTAGATAAAtgttaaattcttaaaaataacaTCCACAAAGGACTCTGCATCTTCGTCAGctgatttattttaataattaatttgcgAATAATGGTACTAATAAGGGGTTTTCAAAACCTCAATTTGTTTGATATGCGACATGAAATACATAGACAAACTTACACGGTAACCTAACATTGCAACATTTCAAAGAAACGCTTTGGAATGTGCACGAAGTTTCATGTACTACTTAACGCATCTTTTGGTTTGTATACTCAAGCTGTACTATTATACTTGGTAGCAGGATCCTGTTTATATcagaatataaaatatttgtgtCCTTGAACGTACGGTGTTATAAAGTGTATGACGtcccttattttttaaataaagcgtTCTTAATAAAAACAGCTTCCTCTGTTCTTGTTTTTCAGATTTACTAGCTTATATATCAAATACAATTCAAATGTTTACCTGAAGTCCATCGTGTCTTTTTCGCCAAGTTTCACTGTACTTTTTACAGTATTCGAATGTATGTAAATAATTGCTTTTACCGCAACACAagatttcctttaattaataatcctattgtaaaataaaatcgtttaacttatgCTGACGAGATCCGCCACCCCCCAAAACAAGTAGTAGGATTTATGGCTGACGTTGTCCACTATTCTTTTCTACATTAAAGTAATAAAATCACTGACAAATAATACCACACGCGGCTAAAAATTTTTTCTCCCGAAAGGAACACAAACACAACGTAAGTGCGTAAACTTCACTTCAAGCAATACAAAGAAATCAATATTATATTCAATCGTGCTTCTACTCGCGATGCAGAGATTAAGGAGCATGTGTATAAACCCAAGAAGCAACATCAATTCCATAACCAAAGACCAAGGAAAGTGGaacacttaaggggaggttctggtctaaatgtcgatttttcttttatttcatttttcgaatgttcaaccttttaggaaaacgggtttgaaaggatttgttgaaattcgtaaaattcccgaagttataggcatttgagtcgcggcaaatacatgggtcacaaccggctactcggcgctcacgtaaaactttaaggggaggttctggtctaaatgtcgattttttttatatcatttttcgaatgttcaatcttttaggaatacgggtttaaaaggatttgttgaaattcgtaaaattccccaagttgtaggcatttgagtcgcggcaaatacatgggtcacaaccggctactcggcgctcacgtaaaactttaaggggaggttctggtctaaatgtcgattttttttatatcatttttcgaatgttcaatcttttaggaatacgggtttaaaaggatttgttgaaattcgtaaaattccccaagttgtaggcatttgagtcgcggcaaatacatgggtcacaaccggctactcggcgctcacgtaaaacttcaaatgcgtttttctcgaaacagtgttctcaaaacggtgggacctgtatcttcaaaagttattatccgattcgactgaaacttgttttattttgaagattattcttttggctagggggggggggaactaaaaaaattacaaaaagttgaaaatttataatttttaaaggcgttgaaaggacgaaaaatacagggaaaagtgatttcaaacgtgaagtgtcgttattttctaaaaaaaatgcaatttttgtattttttttagttcaccccctagaaaaaagaataatcttcaaaataaaaaaggtttcagtcgaatcggataataacttttagagatacaggtcccaccgatttggatcaattttttgacgccttaactttaacgactccccagggctgtttgcactgattaattataaaacaaaaaatatatttctataacataagacatccttaatacaatgcaacaagtcccattaaattatatatagtagttttcctttaattaattcctaaatatcacctattttt is part of the Andrena cerasifolii isolate SP2316 chromosome 1, iyAndCera1_principal, whole genome shotgun sequence genome and harbors:
- the LOC143366773 gene encoding organic cation transporter protein, which encodes MASVDSNLEELMAHLGDFGKYQCWQFSLHVLGALTAGLHMLTLLTVAAVPPHKCNIPEFTSTIDSPNDTSSSWNSSAIGDGVPRHVDSCHYLDSNNMMTKCDSWTYDTQYFQSSRAMEWDFVCSQRWMGAVAQSSYMFGVFIGAVTLGSMADKYGRKIIFYVSAVAQLVLGVSVALVDKYFIFLVLRFLYGIFGSAGAYITGFVLTMELVGPSKRTVCGVMFQLAFAVGFMLVAVWGAVIKDRMWLQIAYGLHSTLLIGHWWLMDESPRWLWAQGRISEALVIVRKGLRMNGNNVDIDAAKLISEANVQHEDKGDRSYGALDLFKTPNLRKKTLNVCLNWFANSIVYYGLSLNVGNLVGNPFLMLFLSGLVELPSYILMCFILDRAGRRCVVSTFMLIGGACCIIASSIPTGTDIAASTIVTIVLFGKACIAASFAVIYNYTAELFPTVVRNTALGIGSMCARLSGALTPMIMLLDSFNPKVPAILFGFVALVSGFLSLYLPETVNQPMPETIEDGENFGKGDTCFTTCLGSRRKTSASYEVTMDQVVDKEEKERLNQGDGEK